AAGGCCGCGGCGGACGGACGGACGTCATGATCGTCGCGCAGGTCGTCCCCTCCAAGCGCAAGGTGAACCTGCTATCCATTCCTCGCGATACGCGCGTATGGATTCCCGAGGTCGGCTATACGAAAATTAATCACGCCTACGTGGTCGGGCAAAGCAAGTCCGGCCAGGAAAACGGCGGAATACGGGAGTCGGTCGATGCCGTGAGCCGGCTGCTTCGGCTGCCGATCCATTATTACGCCTTGACTGATTTCTCCGGCTTCGAGACGCTGATCGACGAGATCGGAGGCGTTACGGTCGAGATGGAGGAGGACGTGTATCTGCACCATGCCGGCGGCCTCGTTCTGCCGAAAGGACAATCGCATATCGACGGCAAGCTGGCTCTCAGCCTGGTGCGCGAGCGCTATTCGTTCGCGGCCGGAGATTTCGCCCGCCAGACGCAGCAAACGCGGGTGCTGAAGACGGTGGCGAAGGAACTGCTGCGGCCGTCGCATGTTCCGGAACTGGCGAAATTGCTGATCCAATCCCGCAAATGGGTAGAGACGAACTTTACGGACAAGGATCTGCTCAGTCTCGCGCTGATGTTCAAGGGACTGGAGGACAGCGACATCCGCACCGCTCAGATTCCCGGGCGAAGCGCGTACACGAACGATCCGCTCGTAGGCCAATCCTTGTA
The nucleotide sequence above comes from Paenibacillus thermoaerophilus. Encoded proteins:
- a CDS encoding LCP family protein; this translates as MGHRRWKIGLAAIGAAAVVLAAAAGWAYRELDPARHFDRDDIAILSTGDWDSSAAPPDPLQDGGEPASDPSDQVLPSEDAGSIQSESSSQAFQVLLLGVDSREGRGGRTDVMIVAQVVPSKRKVNLLSIPRDTRVWIPEVGYTKINHAYVVGQSKSGQENGGIRESVDAVSRLLRLPIHYYALTDFSGFETLIDEIGGVTVEMEEDVYLHHAGGLVLPKGQSHIDGKLALSLVRERYSFAAGDFARQTQQTRVLKTVAKELLRPSHVPELAKLLIQSRKWVETNFTDKDLLSLALMFKGLEDSDIRTAQIPGRSAYTNDPLVGQSLYYWVADEQKLKALTAGLFGR